From one Nematostella vectensis chromosome 7, jaNemVect1.1, whole genome shotgun sequence genomic stretch:
- the LOC116617333 gene encoding uncharacterized protein LOC116617333 encodes MQCGRVLSSKRKTKMADGFRLNTVDLVEQIAVLGFINGGEQGKSLYNAFVSARVGYEIYKRITVSRADRLRAQTIARVAQYVKAYPKASDAQMKAMLEKEIGMFAQQVAQK; translated from the exons ATGCAATGCGGCCGTGTATTATCTtcgaaacgaaaaacaaagatGGCGGACGGTTTCCGCCTCAATACAGTGGACCTCGTCGAACAG ATCGCTGTTCTTGGGTTCATCAATGGGGGCGAGCAAGGAAAATCTTTGTACAATGCATTCGTCTCAGCCCGTGTTGGCTATGAGATTTACAAGAGGATAACAGTGTCCAGAGCAGATCGGCTCAGG GCGCAGACCATCGCCAGGGTGGCACAGTATGTGAAGGCTTACCCCAAGGCTAGCGACGCACAGATGAAGGCCATGCTAGAAAAGGAGATTGGGATGTTTGCACAGCAAGTCGCACAGAAATAA
- the LOC5510751 gene encoding KATNB1-like protein 1, producing MAALKKRSVEENVGHFYYDWAQAKYKWTADDIKKNQTNKVNLNDHFPNENAKVQAKKNFVCAPVAEEILSKGFKEDDPKKPLQDRDINQPISDEAPQKPIKISQSDSSNQNDPARKSSAQGSSDTDETNEIRKGHLAMTTVLSSRLLKLRAAETLWHKDTSNGFVEYILRLKDDSVLVDVMPLLTSRVKENAPEEHSLSMGACLEMLPALERLLASKYEDYIVAALNMMREMIKRWWNQLKAASSKDTDPEHFRYSRSVNGLYMAMVSISVIVARLKKRRGIVGQKAQIVSRLLDLL from the exons ATGGCAGCATTGAAGAAGCGAAGCGTTGAAGAAAATGTCGGTCACTTTTACTACGATTGGGCGCAAGCGAAGTACAAATGGACCGCCGATGATATAAAGAAGAACCAGACCAATAAAGTAAATCTCAATGATCATTTTCCCAATGAGAACgctaag GTCCAAGCAAAGAAGAATTTTGTTTGTGCACCTGTAGCCGAAGAAATTCTTTCAAAAGG GTTTAAAGAAGATGATCCAAAGAAACCACTTCAAGATAGAGATATCAACCAACCAATAAGCGACGAG GCACCTCAAAAGCCAATCAAGATCAGTCAAAGTGATTCTAGTAATCAGAATG ATCCTGCAAGAAAGTCCAGTGCACAAGGGAGCTCTGATACcgacgagacaaatgagattAGGAAGGGTCACTTAGCTATGACAACAGTGTTATCATCTCGACTTCTGAAGCTTCGTGCAGCAGAAACTCTATGGCATAAG gACACATCCAATGGTTTTGTGGAGTATATATTAAG GTTAAAAGATGACTCTGTTCTGGTTGACGTCATGCCACTTCTGACAAGCAG GGTCAAAGAGAATGCCCCTGAGGAACACAGTTTATCAATGGGAGCATGTTTAGAGATGTTACCTGCTTTAGAAAGACTACTGGCATCAAAATATGAAGA TTACATTGTAGCTGCTCTCAACATGATGCGAGAGATGATCAAAAGATGGTGGAACCAGCTAAAGGCAGCTTCAAGTAAAGACACTGACCCAGAGCATTTCCGATACAGCCGCAGTGTCAATGGACTCTACATGGCCATGGTATCTATATCAGTCATTGTCGCCAGGCTCAAGAAACGTAGAGGAATTGTAGGGCAGAAAGCACAG atTGTGTCAAGACTATTGGACTTGTTGTAA
- the LOC116617334 gene encoding palmitoyltransferase ZDHHC22-like: MNPSTSHAENLRFTHGMAVGYVVFLYLSSFVLEVFIVIPFLFGNTPFFYLHMSAYLYCMANIAGYYYKTVKCDVSCEQTPLSPRVPVESSSACFFCHDCQMNSPGRAHHCNLCGKCIDRRDHHCYFIANCIGLANLRYFIVLNVFAGIMSIYSVTINVVYLSRTAIPLSPLTVDGIMTLIPVVTFYKWFVGTIALYYMLVVMVTWLGLVQILISFLCGFFQMRLLWTGQTTYEYSHNIHTYDKGWRLNYQEVCGRFWLLRWLLPLPSMRSFVCNDRSEDTYTVWEEDGPRKVL, from the coding sequence ATGAATCCTAGTACAAGCCATGCGGAGAACCTCCGCTTCACACACGGAATGGCGGTGGGATATgttgtatttttgtatttatcaAGTTTTGTCCTGGAAGTCTTTATTGTGATTCCATTTCTCTTCGGGAATACGCCTTTTTTCTACCTCCACATGTCTGCGTATCTCTACTGCATGGCTAATATTGCCGGATACTATTACAAAACTGTGAAATGCGACGTTTCGTGCGAACAGACTCCTCTGAGCCCTCGCGTTCCCGTTGAATCTTCAAGTGCCTGTTTCTTCTGCCATGACTGCCAAATGAACTCCCCCGGCAGAGCACATCATTGCAATCTCTGCGGTAAATGTATCGACAGAAGAGATCACCATTGCTACTTCATAGCCAATTGTATTGGCCTGGCGAATCTGAGATATTTCATTGTCCTGAACGTGTTTGCTGGTATTATGTCCATCTATTCTGTCACCATCAATGTTGTGTACCTTAGCAGAACGGCCATACCACTATCTCCCTTGACTGTGGATGGCATAATGACACTTATCCCTGTGGTAACATTTTACAAGTGGTTTGTCGGCACCATTGCTTTGTACTACATGTTGGTAGTCATGGTGACATGGCTGGGCTTGGTCCAGATCTTGATAAGTTTCCTTTGTGGTTTCTTCCAAATGCGACTACTTTGGACTGGACAAACTACATATGAATACAGCCATAACATCCATACGTATGATAAGGGCTGGAGGCTGAATTATCAAGAAGTGTGTGGAAGATTCTGGCTGTTACGCTGGTTACTACCACTTCCATCAATGAGGTCATTTGTCTGTAACGATAGAAGTGAGGATACATATACAGTATGGGAAGAAGATGGTCCAAGGAAAGTATTATAG